Proteins encoded within one genomic window of Salipaludibacillus agaradhaerens:
- a CDS encoding polysaccharide deacetylase family protein yields MLKKIAIQLGTFFFLLIVTLSHIQNPVTGGYIEELRGQAEQVMKEESPLYMEILRVKQEYEVSPINARIDPVWKAIPGYNGREVDVQKSYENMKKRGDFQEEDLVFKETPPEITLKDLPASPIYRGNPEKPMVGFMVNVAWGNDHLPDILKTFKENNVKATFFLDGSWVKKNSNLAMMIKEEGHEIGNHAYSHPDMKKLARESIRDEIVRTNEVIDAALNEEPVWFAPPSGSFREDVVTVASELNMYTILWTVDTVDWKNPSSTQMTQRVVNHAEPGSLILMHPTASSANGLEAMITGLKKKDLQIGKLSEVLSEKRLSD; encoded by the coding sequence ATGTTAAAGAAAATCGCGATTCAATTGGGAACCTTCTTTTTTCTGTTAATTGTAACATTGTCTCATATACAAAATCCTGTCACTGGTGGATATATTGAAGAATTAAGAGGACAAGCAGAACAAGTGATGAAAGAAGAAAGTCCTCTTTATATGGAAATACTTCGAGTGAAGCAGGAGTATGAAGTTTCACCGATCAATGCACGTATCGATCCTGTTTGGAAAGCAATTCCCGGCTACAATGGGAGAGAAGTGGACGTTCAAAAATCTTATGAAAACATGAAAAAACGGGGAGACTTTCAAGAAGAGGATCTCGTTTTTAAAGAAACGCCACCAGAGATAACACTTAAAGATCTTCCTGCATCCCCTATTTATCGGGGCAATCCGGAGAAACCAATGGTTGGTTTTATGGTTAATGTCGCTTGGGGAAACGACCATTTACCAGACATATTAAAGACGTTTAAAGAAAATAATGTAAAAGCAACCTTCTTTTTAGATGGCTCATGGGTGAAAAAAAACTCGAATCTTGCTATGATGATAAAGGAAGAAGGACATGAAATAGGAAATCATGCCTACTCACATCCCGATATGAAGAAGTTAGCTCGAGAAAGTATCCGTGATGAGATAGTGAGGACGAACGAAGTAATTGATGCAGCTCTCAATGAAGAGCCTGTTTGGTTTGCACCGCCGAGCGGTAGTTTTCGTGAAGACGTCGTCACGGTGGCTAGTGAGTTAAATATGTATACGATACTGTGGACTGTTGATACGGTTGATTGGAAAAACCCCTCATCTACCCAAATGACGCAGCGTGTCGTTAATCATGCAGAGCCTGGCTCACTCATCCTTATGCATCCCACAGCATCTTCAGCCAATGGGCTAGAAGCCATGATTACTGGTCTTAAGAAAAAGGATTTACAAATTGGAAAGTTATCAGAGGTCCTTAGTGAAAAACGACTCTCGGATTAA
- a CDS encoding M16 family metallopeptidase, translating to MIKRYKCKNGVRIVFEPIETVRSVAVGIWVGTGSRFEKKEENGMSHFIEHMFFKGTKSRSAHEIAESFDSIGGHVNALTSKEYTCYYAKVLDTHAKYAVDVLADMYFNSTFEKQELEKEKGVVLEEIKMYEDTPDDLVHDLLSKASYGEHPLGFPILGTEQTLGSFSSDDLFSYMKQYYHANNVVISICGNVDESFVSYVEDLFSSLPGTSLTDVKLEKPAFLPDKIVRQKETEQAHLCLGFDGYALDDDKIYALTLMNNALGGSMSSRLFQEIRENRGLAYSVFSYHSAYKDSGMLTVYAGSAPEQLEQTFDVMLETIAKVADNGLTDKELKNGKEQLKGGLMLGLESTNSRMSRNGKNELLLGKHRSLNDITKAIDSVTMADIKATSQDILSKEYSLTLITPNGKLPPSIH from the coding sequence GTGATTAAACGTTATAAATGTAAAAATGGCGTAAGAATTGTATTCGAACCAATAGAAACAGTCAGGTCAGTCGCCGTAGGAATATGGGTAGGCACAGGATCGCGCTTTGAAAAAAAAGAAGAAAATGGGATGTCTCATTTTATTGAACACATGTTTTTTAAAGGGACTAAATCCCGTTCAGCTCATGAGATAGCTGAATCTTTTGATTCGATTGGGGGACATGTAAATGCCCTTACTTCTAAAGAATATACGTGCTACTATGCCAAAGTACTAGATACACATGCTAAGTATGCAGTAGATGTGTTGGCAGATATGTACTTTAACTCTACCTTTGAAAAACAAGAACTGGAAAAAGAAAAAGGGGTCGTATTAGAAGAAATTAAGATGTATGAAGATACGCCAGATGATCTCGTTCATGATTTACTTAGTAAAGCGAGCTATGGGGAACATCCATTAGGATTTCCTATTCTCGGGACAGAGCAAACATTAGGTTCATTTTCTTCAGATGATTTATTTTCATATATGAAACAATATTATCATGCAAACAATGTTGTGATTTCCATATGTGGTAACGTCGACGAGTCATTCGTATCGTATGTTGAGGATTTGTTTTCCTCCCTTCCAGGAACATCATTAACCGATGTGAAGCTAGAAAAACCAGCATTTCTACCAGATAAAATAGTGCGTCAAAAAGAAACTGAGCAAGCCCATTTATGCTTAGGGTTTGATGGTTACGCACTAGATGATGATAAAATATACGCCTTAACTTTGATGAACAATGCATTAGGTGGCAGTATGAGTAGCAGGTTGTTTCAGGAAATTAGAGAAAATAGAGGGCTCGCGTATTCTGTTTTCTCCTATCACTCCGCTTATAAGGATTCTGGCATGCTGACTGTATACGCCGGCTCAGCACCGGAGCAACTGGAACAAACATTTGATGTTATGTTGGAGACGATAGCAAAAGTAGCGGACAATGGCTTAACTGATAAAGAACTTAAAAATGGTAAAGAACAGTTAAAGGGAGGTTTGATGCTTGGCTTAGAAAGTACGAACAGTCGAATGAGTCGAAACGGTAAAAATGAATTACTCCTTGGCAAGCATCGCTCATTAAATGATATAACGAAGGCCATCGATAGTGTCACAATGGCCGACATTAAAGCAACGAGTCAAGATATTCTTTCAAAAGAATATTCCTTAACATTAATAACGCCAAATGGAAAATTACCTCCCTCTATACATTAA
- a CDS encoding YlmC/YmxH family sporulation protein, with product MRLSEISQKEIIDYQKGERLGVLGQTDLMIDEKTGHIEAFVIPTLKWFGLGKREKEVTVYWKQIKKIGTDMIIIEVK from the coding sequence ATGAGGTTAAGTGAAATAAGTCAAAAGGAAATCATTGACTATCAAAAAGGTGAGAGGCTAGGGGTTCTAGGCCAAACAGACCTTATGATTGATGAAAAAACGGGTCATATCGAAGCTTTTGTCATTCCCACATTAAAGTGGTTTGGTTTAGGCAAAAGGGAAAAAGAAGTAACGGTCTATTGGAAACAGATTAAAAAAATTGGTACCGATATGATTATTATAGAAGTTAAATGA
- the dpaA gene encoding dipicolinic acid synthetase subunit A: protein MLTGMQVAIIGGDLRQIEVIRKLSTLDTSLYLIGFDQLDDGFLGVENKTFETVDTDLLDAIILPVNGVNHNGEADTVFSGHPQVLEDKWLAKTPEHLKIYTGIANKTLKNIAQQSEKSLVELMNRDDLAIYNSIPTAEGAVMLVIQHTNVTIHRSNVLVTGFGRVGQTIARTFASLGAHVSVAAKERELLARIYEMNLTPIPLNSLNDAVSEADVVINTIPAHILTSTVIAKMQNHVLILDIASKPGGTDFNFANKRGIHAILTPGLPGLVAPKTAGIQLAELLSTLLEKQWIDQKGGRH from the coding sequence TTGTTAACTGGAATGCAGGTAGCTATTATTGGAGGAGATTTAAGGCAGATTGAAGTTATTCGTAAACTATCTACTTTAGATACTTCTCTTTATTTAATTGGGTTTGATCAGCTCGATGATGGATTTCTTGGAGTGGAAAACAAAACGTTTGAAACAGTGGATACCGACCTGTTGGACGCCATTATATTGCCGGTAAATGGTGTAAATCACAATGGTGAAGCGGATACTGTATTTTCAGGGCACCCTCAAGTGTTAGAAGACAAATGGCTTGCAAAAACACCGGAACATTTAAAAATTTATACTGGTATTGCCAACAAAACCTTAAAAAATATTGCACAACAATCAGAAAAGTCCCTTGTTGAATTAATGAACAGGGATGATTTAGCTATTTATAATTCTATTCCTACAGCAGAAGGGGCAGTCATGTTAGTCATTCAGCATACAAATGTGACGATTCACCGTTCCAACGTATTGGTTACTGGTTTTGGGCGAGTAGGCCAAACGATCGCTAGAACCTTTGCTAGTTTGGGTGCACATGTCTCGGTTGCTGCAAAGGAAAGAGAACTTTTAGCTAGAATTTACGAAATGAATTTAACCCCGATTCCTCTAAATAGTTTAAATGATGCAGTATCAGAGGCAGATGTTGTCATCAATACGATTCCTGCCCACATTTTAACGTCTACTGTTATCGCAAAAATGCAAAATCACGTGCTTATTCTTGATATTGCCTCTAAGCCTGGAGGAACGGATTTTAATTTTGCTAACAAAAGAGGTATTCATGCAATCTTAACACCTGGCTTACCTGGTCTAGTTGCTCCGAAAACTGCAGGTATTCAGCTTGCTGAATTACTATCTACGTTACTTGAGAAACAATGGATTGATCAGAAAGGAGGCCGCCACTAA
- a CDS encoding dipicolinate synthase subunit B, with the protein MLLKGKHIGFGLTGSHCTYEEVMPEIENLVSLGAKVTPFVSYTVQTTDSKFGKSDDWIKKIKDITSEPLVDTIVKAEPFGPKTPLDCMVIAPLTGNSTSKLANALTDTPVLMGAKATMRTGGPIVLAVSTNDALGLNGVNIMTLMAAKNIYFVPLGQDHPYKKPNSLVADMTKIPETVKNALEGKQVQPVFIERYKN; encoded by the coding sequence ATGTTATTAAAAGGCAAGCATATCGGTTTTGGATTAACAGGTTCTCATTGTACGTATGAAGAGGTGATGCCTGAAATTGAAAATCTTGTCTCACTAGGAGCGAAGGTCACACCTTTCGTTTCTTATACAGTACAAACGACCGATTCAAAATTTGGGAAAAGTGATGATTGGATCAAAAAAATTAAAGATATTACATCAGAACCACTCGTGGATACAATTGTAAAGGCAGAGCCTTTTGGACCTAAAACCCCATTAGATTGTATGGTTATTGCTCCTTTAACGGGAAATTCTACAAGTAAATTAGCCAATGCTTTAACAGATACACCTGTATTAATGGGAGCAAAAGCAACAATGAGAACAGGCGGACCGATTGTTCTTGCAGTCTCCACCAATGATGCACTCGGTTTAAATGGTGTGAATATTATGACGCTTATGGCTGCTAAAAATATTTATTTTGTGCCATTAGGTCAAGATCATCCTTACAAAAAACCAAACTCACTCGTAGCAGACATGACTAAAATACCTGAAACAGTAAAAAATGCTCTTGAAGGGAAGCAAGTTCAACCTGTTTTTATAGAAAGATATAAAAATTAA
- a CDS encoding aspartate-semialdehyde dehydrogenase yields the protein MTHQTFNVAIVGATGAVGEQMIRTLEKLDFPVDTLLLLSSKRSAGKQLTFKGEQLTVQEAKPESFEGVQLALFSAGGSVSKALAPEAVKRGAIVVDNTSAFRMDENVPLIVPEVNEQALERHKGIISNPNCSTIQMVAALEPVRKAFGLKRIVVSTYQAVSGAGVDAIDEMYEQSRQIMDGESIDPQILPVSGDKKHYQIAFNAVPQIDVFQENGFTFEEMKMINETKKIMEDESLQVAATCVRLPVETGHSESVYIEVQEEGLNVEEMRKLLSEAEGVTLQDDPQNQVYPLASESKGKDDVFVGRIRQDLDQPKGFHMWIVADNLLKGAALNSVQIAFSLIKLGLLK from the coding sequence ATGACACATCAAACATTTAACGTGGCTATTGTAGGAGCAACAGGGGCGGTAGGTGAACAAATGATCCGGACACTTGAAAAGCTCGATTTTCCGGTTGATACTCTCTTACTGCTTTCTTCTAAAAGATCAGCAGGTAAGCAATTGACATTCAAAGGTGAACAACTAACTGTTCAAGAGGCAAAGCCTGAGTCGTTTGAAGGGGTTCAATTGGCGTTATTCAGCGCAGGAGGATCCGTTTCTAAAGCACTGGCTCCGGAGGCAGTAAAGCGTGGTGCTATCGTAGTAGATAATACAAGTGCCTTTAGAATGGATGAAAATGTGCCATTAATAGTACCTGAAGTGAATGAGCAAGCTTTAGAACGCCATAAAGGAATAATTAGTAATCCTAATTGTTCAACCATTCAAATGGTAGCGGCTCTAGAACCAGTTCGTAAAGCATTTGGACTGAAACGAATTGTGGTGTCTACATACCAAGCTGTTTCAGGAGCAGGTGTAGACGCCATTGATGAGATGTATGAACAATCTCGACAAATAATGGATGGCGAGAGCATTGACCCACAAATTTTGCCTGTTTCAGGAGATAAGAAGCATTATCAAATCGCATTTAATGCCGTTCCACAAATCGATGTTTTCCAAGAAAACGGTTTTACGTTTGAAGAGATGAAAATGATCAATGAAACGAAAAAGATAATGGAAGATGAGTCGTTGCAAGTGGCGGCCACGTGTGTTCGTCTTCCTGTAGAAACCGGACATTCGGAGTCAGTCTATATTGAGGTACAAGAAGAAGGCTTGAACGTAGAAGAGATGCGTAAATTGCTAAGCGAAGCTGAAGGCGTCACTTTGCAAGATGACCCTCAAAATCAAGTTTATCCACTAGCTTCTGAAAGTAAAGGGAAAGACGATGTGTTTGTTGGAAGAATTCGTCAAGACCTCGATCAACCTAAAGGCTTTCATATGTGGATAGTGGCAGATAATTTACTAAAAGGCGCAGCCTTAAATTCAGTTCAAATTGCTTTTTCTTTAATTAAATTAGGCTTGTTAAAATAA